The bacterium genomic interval CCACATAGGCTATGGTGGGTAAAAGCCAATCCTGGACAATAGGCCGTAGAGCGGCTTTGGGGCTCAGCCGGGCAGGTTCGCGGGCCAATTCGGCGGCGGTGAACAGAGCGCCGGAATGCATATCGCGCAGCCGTGCGCCCGTCTGTTCAAGGCTGTGCCGTCCCTGGGTCAGAGTGAATAGATGCGGCCGCTGCGGGTGTACGGCCAATTGAGTGTGATAGCCCCTGTCCACGAGCTCGCGGTTGGTCTGCAGCATGGCTGAGATAGAGGTCAACTCCGTCAGCTCTTGTAGAAAGACCGGCTGCGCCAGCTCTTTGAGCTGCGGATCGGCCGCATCCAGAAGGATAACACCCCAATCCGCCAGGAGGGAGGCAAAGAAACGGGCAAACGCGGCAGACAGGGTAACGGACGGCTGATAACAATCACCCGCCAAATTCAAATACTGCGCTTTAAAGGGGGAGGCCTCTGATTTATCGTTCAGCTGCCGCAGCAGATCGGCGATCGCTGCATCCAGAACCACACCGGACATGGGCGTCCGTTGAGGCACACGCTCAGGAGCATAAATTAATTTTTCAAATTCGTATTTTTGATTCCGCCAGCCCAGCCAACGCACTTCGTCAAAATCGTGATCTTCGGTCGCGAGATAAAAGACCGGGACCACCGGCCGCTGCAGGTCACGGCTGAGGAATTCCGCGAGGCGGCAGGTCGTCAGAGCTTTGTAGATGGTGTACAGCGGACCGGTGAGAAGCCCCACCTGTTGTCCGGTCACCACCGCCAGACACTTCGAGTCGGCCAGTTGTTCGAAATGGCGTCTGGTCGCTTGAGCCATGCCGAATGATTCGTTTTGACGATACAAGCATTCCAGCAGCGACCGGCGATCGACGCGTGATGTGCCGTCGGCGACTGAGGCAGCGGCTTGGTAGGTAATGAGCCGGCGATAGTAGCCGTTGAAGAAACCGGCCACCTGTTCATCGAAGCGGAGGTAGTCTTTGGTCAATCGCGAGCCGAAAGGCAAGTCGTTAATCGGGATATCCATATTTCCATGTTTATTTTATCATCGCTGGCCGCCTGTATGATCTGAGGCAGAGGCCTAGACGCACTCAACGGCGCACCAGCAAAAGTCTACTGATTCGCGGGCATGCGATTAATCCAGCGGGACCTCTGCGTCCGCCAGCA includes:
- the bshC gene encoding bacillithiol biosynthesis cysteine-adding enzyme BshC; the protein is MDIPINDLPFGSRLTKDYLRFDEQVAGFFNGYYRRLITYQAAASVADGTSRVDRRSLLECLYRQNESFGMAQATRRHFEQLADSKCLAVVTGQQVGLLTGPLYTIYKALTTCRLAEFLSRDLQRPVVPVFYLATEDHDFDEVRWLGWRNQKYEFEKLIYAPERVPQRTPMSGVVLDAAIADLLRQLNDKSEASPFKAQYLNLAGDCYQPSVTLSAAFARFFASLLADWGVILLDAADPQLKELAQPVFLQELTELTSISAMLQTNRELVDRGYHTQLAVHPQRPHLFTLTQGRHSLEQTGARLRDMHSGALFTAAELAREPARLSPKAALRPIVQDWLLPTIAYVAGPGEIAYWAQLKRVYAGFHLPMPIVMPRASITLVEAKIRRHLEKFSVSVAEVLTQTTVCRQRVEQLLLPHQLTEPLNEVQLLMKQKWPELLRAVSRLDPTLLSPVQKTADQIVSALEQLRTKLFRSMQQKESATSEAWRVILASLMPANELQERQVNILP